GACGGACGTGGTGGACAGCGCCCTGCAACACCTGCCCGCCCGCCTCCCGAAACCCCTGGCCTGGTTCCGGCGGGTTCGGCCCGGCCCGGGACGGACGGTGGTCGGCGATCAGTTCACCATCCTGATGCTCGGGGTGCGCCGCGCGCGGGTGCAGGTGACGGGCGTCCGCTCCGGCTGCTTCCGCCTGGAAACCCTGAAACAGCACTCCGAGTCCGGCTGGATCGAGTTTCACGCCGAGCTGCTGGGAGAAGACCGCTACCGCCTGCAGGTGGTGTCGCAGGTGCGGGCCAGCAGCTGGTTCGACCGGCTGGCGTACCTGCTGGGCGTGGGCATCCTGCAACGCCTGACGTGGGAGGCGGGCCTGCGCCGCATCCTGCGTTCCAGCGGTGGCCGCAAGGTCAGTCACGGCACCACCACGGCAGAGTGGCCCTGAGCGCGTCACACCGGGCAGACCGGGCGGGGCCCCCTCTTGACCCTGACACCAGTGTCAGGGTCTAGCCTGCTGGCATGCGAATCGGCGAACTCGCAAACCTCACCGGCAGCAGCGTCCGCGCCCTGCGGCACTACGACCGGATGGGTGTCCTCAGCAGCGCCCGCCAGGACAACGGCTACCGCACCTTCACGCCGGAAGACGTGGGCCGCGTGCGCCTGATCCGCATGTTCCTGTCGGTCGGCTTCACCCTCGACGAGATCCGCCAGTACGCCCCGTGCTGGCAGGGCGACCTGAAGCCCGGCGATCCCGTTCCGGGTGTCGCGGCCGCCGACTTTTACCGCCGCAAACTCGCGGAGATCGACGGGCAGCTGCGCGACCTGCACGTCATCCGCGACCGCCTGACCGCGCAGCTGAGTGACCTCGAACGCTCCGGCACGACCTGCGCCGCCCCACTCCCGGAGGATCCACATGAACCTGACCCTCGTCCGTAACGCCACCCTGCGCCTGAACATTGCCGGGCAGACGGTCCTGATCGACCCGATGCTCGGCGGGCGGCACACCCTGCCGTCGTTCGCGGGCATCGAGGCCAATCCCACCGTGCCCCTGCCCATGACGCCCGACGCGGTGCTGGACGGCATGACCCTGCTGGTCGTGTCGCACCTCCACCCGGATCACCTGGACCCGGCGGCCATCGCGGCCCTCCCGAAGGACCTGCCGCTGCTGTGCCAGCCGGGCGACGAGGCCACCCTGCAAGGGCACGGCTTCCAGAACGTCACGCCGCTTCAAGGCACGGTCAGCGTGGCTGGCCTGACCTTCACCCGCACGGACGGCGAGCACGGCAGCGGCGAGATCCTCACGCAGATGGGGGCCGCGATGGGCTTCGTCCTGCGCGCCCCCGGCGAACCCACCCTGTACTGGGCGGGCGACACCGTCCTGATCCCGGCCGTTCGGGACACCATCGCGCGGGAGCAGCCGGCCGTGATCGTCACCCACTCGGGCGGCGCGGCGCTGGGCGGCACGCTGCTGATCATGGACGCCGCGCAGACGGTGGACGTGCTGCGCGCCGCCCCAGACGCGACGGTCGTGGCCGTGCACCTGGAAAGCCTCGACCACTGCTTCACTTCCCGCAACGCCCTCCGGGAAGCGGCGCAGGAGGCCGGAGTCGCGGCGCGCCTGCTCGTCCCGCAGGACGGGGAGACCCTGACCCTGAACTGATACGGGTTCCGTTGATGAAACAGACGGAACCCGTACAGCTCCCACTTGCTCTGCGGCGCCGCTCTGCGAGTCCGCCCGGATGGCAATGGTTTTACAATCCTTTCAGCCGGAGTTCGCATGAGTGACCCGCACCTCCCCTGGCACGTTCATCGTCTGTGCGGCGGGACTTGTGGTGGGCTTCACGCAGCGCCGCCCGCGCGGCGCCGGGCGGCACACTGCGGGCATGAGAATCCCGAAACGACTGCTGCTGACCGCTGCCGTGGGGGCTGTCGCCGCCCGCCGCGCCTTCCGTGCGCCGTACGACCTGACGGGCCGCGCGGCGCTGATCACCGGCGGGTCGCGCGGGCTGGGGCTGGCCCTGGCCCGCGAACTACTGGACCGGGGGGCGCGCGTGACCCTGATGGCCCGCTCGGCCGGGGACCTGGAGCGCGCGCAGGCCAGTCTGAACGCGGGCGAGCGGGTGCAGGTGGTGGCGGGTGACGTGACCGTCACGGCCGACATCGAGCGGGCCGTCGAGCAGACCGTGCGGGCGCACGGGCGGCTGGACGTGCTGGTGAACAACGCGGGGCTGATTCAGGTGGGTCCCCTGGCGGACATGACCGAGGAGGACTTCCGGGAGATTCTGGAAGTGAACGCCCTGGCGCCGCTGCGCCTGACGCTCGCCGCGCGTCCGCACCTGCGGGGCGGGGGGCGCGTGCTGATCGTGTCGTCGGTGGGTGGGAGGGTGGCGGTGCCGCACCTGGCGCCGTACTCGGTGAGCAAGTTCGCTTCGGCGGGGCTGGGGCAGGCGCTGCGGACGGAACTGGCGCGGGAGGGCATCACGGTCACGACGGTCCTGCCGGGCCTGATGCGGACCGGGAGTCCCATGAACGCCAGCGTGAAGGGCCGCCACGCGCAGGAGTACGCGTGGTTCGCCACGGCGGACAGTCTGCCGGTGGTGTCGCTGGACGCGCGGGAGGCGGCGCGGCGCATCGTGGATGCCCTGGTGCGCGGGGACGCGGAGACCATGGTGGGCGGCCCGGCGTGGCTGCTGCGGGTAGCGCAGGCGCTGGCACCGCAGCTCACGGCGGACCTGATGGGCCTGACCAATCGCCTACTGCCCGCCCCGGCCGGTTCCACTGTTACGCGGGTGGGACGTGAGGTGGAGGGCACGGTCACTCAGCGGAATCCCATCAAGCGCGCGGCCGAGGTGGAGTTCAACCAGCTCGGAGCGCACCGGGAAGGGACGCCGGGCGACCTGAAGTGATCCTTGAGAAGATAGTCACACAGTAACCGGTTCCGCAAAGAGCCCGCGTGAGGCGGAGTTGACTGATGCGGATTCCGTCTGCTTCGACTTCCTTGCGCACTCCATTCCATCCGTTTTCTTTCCCCGTACGCCCGCTGGCGTGCGCCGCTGGAGGTTCCCCATGAGCGCAGACCGACCCACCACGAACCCGACCGACCCGGCCGCCCTGCCGGATGCGGCGCCGGAGGCCGACCTGACAGAGACCGGCACTGCGCACCTGCCCACGCTGGAGCGCTCCGTGATGGGCAGCGTCGGCGTGGCGCTGATGGGCGCCGGCCTGCGCAGCGCCCGCCCCTTCCAGAAACTCGTGCTGGGGGGCGTGGGGGCCGGCCTGACCGCGATGGCCGCCACCGGCCGTAACCCCATCGCGGCCGCCCTGAAGATCCGGCAGACCGGGCAGGGCGAGGTGCTCGTGCGTGACGCCGTCACGGTCGGGAAGCCCGCAGACGTCCTGTACGGCGTGTGGCGGGACCTGGCGGGCCTGCCGCGCCTGATGACGCACCTGCAATCGGTCGAGGTGCTGGACGACACGCGGTCCCGCTGGACGGTCAGGGCGCCCACCGGCACGGTCAGCTGGGACGCGCAGATCACGGCGGACGAACCGGGCCGCCGCCTCGCGTGGGCGTCCCTGCCGGGCGCGGCCATCGAGAACCACGGCGAGGTCGTGTTCCGCGAGGCGCCTGGTGACCGGGGCACGGAAGTCGTGGTGCGCCTCGCCTACCGCCCGCCGGGTGGAACGGTCGGCGCGGTCGCCGCGCGCCTGTTCGGGGAGGAACCCGCGCAGCAACTGCGCGACGACCTGATGCGCTTCAAACGGGAGCAGGAACTGGGCTTCGCGCCCACTACAGAGGGCCAGAGCAGCGGCCGCGCCGCCCACGGGGGTCAGGCGTGAAGGCCATCGTCTGGCAGGGCACGAACAGCGTCGGCGTGGAAACCGTGCCGGACCCCACGCTGCTGCTGCCCACGGACGCCATCGTGCGGGTCACGTCCACCGCGATCTGCGGGTCGGACCTGCACCTGCTCGACGGCGTGATCCCCAGCATGGAGAAGGGCGACATCCTCGGGCACGAGTTCATGGGGGAGGTCGTGGAAGTCGGGCGGGACGTCCGCAAGTTGAAGGTCGGCGACCGGGTGGTCGTGCCGTTCAACATCGCCTGCGGCGCGTGCGATCCGTGCCGGCGGGGCCTGTTCAGCGCGTGCGACAACTCCAACCCGAACCACCGCATGGCCGAGGCCCTGTACGGCGGGGTCAGTGGCGGCGGCCTGTTCGGGTACTCGCACATGTACGGCGGGTACGCGGGCGGGCAGGCGCAGTACGTGCGCGTTCCCTTCGCGGACGTCGGGCCCTACAGGATCGAGTCGGACCTGCGCGACGAGCAGGTGCTGTTCCTCACGGACATCTTCCCCACCGGGTACCAGGCGGCCGAGAACTGCGGCATCGTTCCCGGCCGGGACGTGGTCGCCGTGTTCGGCGCGGGCCCCGTCGGGCAGTTCGCGGCGCGCAGCGCGCAGATGCTGGGCGCCGCGAACGTCATCGTGATCGACCGGGTTCCCGAACGGCTCGCCATGGCCGCCGCGGCCGGGTGTCAGGTCATCAACTACGAGCAGGAGGACGTGCTGATCGCGCTGCGCGAAGCGACCGGCGGGCGCGGCCCGGACCACGTGATCGACGCCGTCGGCATGGAAGCCCACGGACACGGCCCCGGCGCGCTGGTCGACACGGCCAAGCAGCGCCTGAAACTCAGCTTCGACCGCATCACCGCTCTGCGCTGGGCCCTGCTCAGCTGCGCCAAGGGCGGCACGGTCAGCCTGCCCGGCGTGTACGGCGGCCTGATCGACAAGGTCCCCATGGGCGCCGCGTTCGCCAAGGGCCTGACCTTCAAGATGGGGCAGACGCACACGCACCGCCACATCGGGCCGCTGCTCTCCCGCATCGAAGCAGGTGAAATCGACCCGAGCTTCGTGATCACGCACCGCGCCTCACTGGACCAGGCCCCGGACCTGTACAGGACCTTCCGCGACAAACACGACGGCTGCGTTAAGGTCGTCCTCAACCCCTGGGCGTAAGCCGGGTGGTTCGCCTGAGTTCTTGCGGGGAAGTCTCGCGGATCGCAGCCTGTATGCACTCGACAGGCCCATCAGTGTCCGCCCAGTGCATACAGGCGCAGCCTTTCAGGGCTCCCTCTGTCCGGAATGCGGGAGCCTCGGGAGCCGGGGCGGGTGCCGGGCGTAGACGGCGCGGTGTCGTTCCGGATCGTCACGGACAGACGGCGCTCCATCGTCCGTTCGCGGACAGCGGCTCCAACTGAGCCTGTCACCGCCAGCGGTTCCAGAACCGCGTCTGGAACTGCCCTTCGAGAAGCCTCATCTCTCGGTGAGGCTTCAGGCTGTTGCGGCAGCAGCTCCCGAAAGGGGAAACTGCGTGACTGGATCAGGCCGCAGTCACGGGTTGCAGCGGACGGTGCCCTGGGTGCCCGGTTGGCCGAGTGTCACGCGGCACTGTTCCCCGTTTTCCAGAATGAGTTCCGCCGTCGTCGCGGCCGGCTGATCGGGAATCAGGGCGGTGCCGAATCCGTCCAGTGTGAATTCCTGCCCGTCCGGCAGGCGAACGGTGCCGTAGGTCGCTTCTGCTCCGGCGAACGTCAGGAACTGGAGGACCTGGGACCGCTGGAAGTTTCCTCGCCAGTTCACCCGTACCGCTCCGGCCTCCAGTGTGCCGAGTTGCAGCTTGGCTTCCCGCACGGTGATCTCGATGGGGAGCGTGGCGGTGTCCACCTGAATCTCTGCCTCTTCTCCGGGAGAGACCGCGAGTACCAGCGACCCGTTGGCGTCCGTTCGGCCCTGCAGGACTCCCGAGACGAAGATGGGCAGGTTGGGAACTCCGGTTTCCAGCAGGACAGATACCGTCCCTCCGCGCACCGAGCGGGCGTACGCGCGGCCCTGCGTGAACGCGGCGGCCCCCGCCACGTTCAGGGCCACCTGTCCGTCCGATCCTGCTCCGATCTTCACGTCCGTGACGCCCTGCCGTTCGTACTCGCCGTACAGCAGGCCCGCACCGTAGGTCAGGGTGGCCCGCTGGCCCGGCGTGGGAGTGAAGGTCGTGGTGGCACGCACGGAGGGCGCGCCCGTGCCCCCGGCGGCACTCACGACGGAACTCCACTGCGAGTCCGGTCTGTACCCGAGCGTCAGACTGAACTGCCGGGAGCGTTCACCGACGCGCGCGGCGGCGCTGACGCGGATCTGTTCGGTCAGGTCGCCGCTGGCCTGCACCCGGCCGAACCAGCCGTCCTGCGCGCCACTGAATCCCACACCCGCCGAGGTGGCAATGCCGCTGAGGGTGGAGGCGACGTTCACTTCTCCCGTGCCTGCGCGGGCGTTCTGAAGTGGGATCTGTGCCCTGATCCCCAGGCCCACCTGATCGTTCAGCCGGGTGCTGAAGGCCGCTGAGAGCGACGTGCCGGGTACGCCCACGTTCCGGGAGAGGCCCACGTTCAACTCGTGGTTCTCACCGGCGGTCGTGACGACCAGAGCGCCACTGGTCTCACCTCCTTTC
The DNA window shown above is from Deinococcus aquaticus and carries:
- a CDS encoding zinc-dependent alcohol dehydrogenase: MKAIVWQGTNSVGVETVPDPTLLLPTDAIVRVTSTAICGSDLHLLDGVIPSMEKGDILGHEFMGEVVEVGRDVRKLKVGDRVVVPFNIACGACDPCRRGLFSACDNSNPNHRMAEALYGGVSGGGLFGYSHMYGGYAGGQAQYVRVPFADVGPYRIESDLRDEQVLFLTDIFPTGYQAAENCGIVPGRDVVAVFGAGPVGQFAARSAQMLGAANVIVIDRVPERLAMAAAAGCQVINYEQEDVLIALREATGGRGPDHVIDAVGMEAHGHGPGALVDTAKQRLKLSFDRITALRWALLSCAKGGTVSLPGVYGGLIDKVPMGAAFAKGLTFKMGQTHTHRHIGPLLSRIEAGEIDPSFVITHRASLDQAPDLYRTFRDKHDGCVKVVLNPWA
- a CDS encoding SDR family NAD(P)-dependent oxidoreductase; amino-acid sequence: MRIPKRLLLTAAVGAVAARRAFRAPYDLTGRAALITGGSRGLGLALARELLDRGARVTLMARSAGDLERAQASLNAGERVQVVAGDVTVTADIERAVEQTVRAHGRLDVLVNNAGLIQVGPLADMTEEDFREILEVNALAPLRLTLAARPHLRGGGRVLIVSSVGGRVAVPHLAPYSVSKFASAGLGQALRTELAREGITVTTVLPGLMRTGSPMNASVKGRHAQEYAWFATADSLPVVSLDAREAARRIVDALVRGDAETMVGGPAWLLRVAQALAPQLTADLMGLTNRLLPAPAGSTVTRVGREVEGTVTQRNPIKRAAEVEFNQLGAHREGTPGDLK
- a CDS encoding DUF1990 family protein, with product MTAHRFWVLLTAAYATRFLRLPVGGWRATDLRDGVGPVTRRTYWVDLAGPARAMTDVVDSALQHLPARLPKPLAWFRRVRPGPGRTVVGDQFTILMLGVRRARVQVTGVRSGCFRLETLKQHSESGWIEFHAELLGEDRYRLQVVSQVRASSWFDRLAYLLGVGILQRLTWEAGLRRILRSSGGRKVSHGTTTAEWP
- a CDS encoding MBL fold metallo-hydrolase, with translation MNLTLVRNATLRLNIAGQTVLIDPMLGGRHTLPSFAGIEANPTVPLPMTPDAVLDGMTLLVVSHLHPDHLDPAAIAALPKDLPLLCQPGDEATLQGHGFQNVTPLQGTVSVAGLTFTRTDGEHGSGEILTQMGAAMGFVLRAPGEPTLYWAGDTVLIPAVRDTIAREQPAVIVTHSGGAALGGTLLIMDAAQTVDVLRAAPDATVVAVHLESLDHCFTSRNALREAAQEAGVAARLLVPQDGETLTLN
- a CDS encoding MerR family transcriptional regulator, with translation MRIGELANLTGSSVRALRHYDRMGVLSSARQDNGYRTFTPEDVGRVRLIRMFLSVGFTLDEIRQYAPCWQGDLKPGDPVPGVAAADFYRRKLAEIDGQLRDLHVIRDRLTAQLSDLERSGTTCAAPLPEDPHEPDPRP
- a CDS encoding SRPBCC family protein, with amino-acid sequence MSADRPTTNPTDPAALPDAAPEADLTETGTAHLPTLERSVMGSVGVALMGAGLRSARPFQKLVLGGVGAGLTAMAATGRNPIAAALKIRQTGQGEVLVRDAVTVGKPADVLYGVWRDLAGLPRLMTHLQSVEVLDDTRSRWTVRAPTGTVSWDAQITADEPGRRLAWASLPGAAIENHGEVVFREAPGDRGTEVVVRLAYRPPGGTVGAVAARLFGEEPAQQLRDDLMRFKREQELGFAPTTEGQSSGRAAHGGQA